The following proteins come from a genomic window of Nicotiana tomentosiformis chromosome 12, ASM39032v3, whole genome shotgun sequence:
- the LOC104111100 gene encoding uncharacterized protein isoform X2, translating into MPQSSKQKSHKQSKHSAKESRDCSDSDEDMKMKEKSSKEESSATSVEKRKASGKDLISYGNGESKEMKGESLKIDAEKGLKEKEMKNLADSKSKSSKRQESSREKKEENVVASLVEKEDSKSGRVAKRKSEKDSARKEGKDSREVKEKEVGLSEKEKKSQNSLKRQSGDSVDEKQGKRESSTQNELYNPEVEKESERRSRKRREGSGDRDKYVDVLNESDSRRLSSRWDRSKDERQRDGKHKDGYGDKYQHGGKDDKDRDAMYLEDVDKDRKQHDEKSREYSDRDGRHREGKYQEDGEIDNRHMHEKYLNDGDRDSRRKNDKHQEDGERERRDRDDKYREDSDKDDRHRDDKYREDGDKDGCHNEDIYHEDVERDDRQRNSKYREASERDSRRRDDKQADENDKDKRLRYAKYKDERAPRDRLGDRSGAKHPRDESYAADLQPRKSSKHEGSPGYDDLTRFKDDRGRRRTGAKEDIGDFRSRSIKELRSDAEKRSMSSATVDLVTESGRSISRNSEIELVPSNNRRWTSPSSGSHATRDYYRFSKQDGSKHKDYPYEERVRHGVTRDYGGSAGAVEKNSSSRKTEKLMQREDNILGESSAERRFKSDLRSSPLQQVDKSPSSASYDRRHSSRSEVWRTLEAEESTQRSGSSRDVKEGRGSRDLAGKALAGDDLSFIDGDSVSVSSPYTRRSHFSVNSKSVLPAPPPFRSGGDSPLIFGFSEDDGRGKSNNHHRRINDPNIGRMQGHGWKRVPNWPLPVANGFMPFQHGPPPVGFHPMIPQFPTPSVFGVRPSMDLSHPGITYHIPDADHFPGHVPPMGWRTPVDGSCGPPMHGWNANNAVSGEEAHLNGRPDWDQPRTLSNSGMSWETSDAWKGPLTGSSVELPSGSLKEDYSVQEEESAQPVQSEQKQTDADDQSNDISQSRGSLGESTSENVKTTPEEQPIEVKPSEKDDSLLCHVYLSKLDISAELTEPELFDQCISLIDVDKKMTSYVDDSRILFLEGYVVASITTPSKFSSGPPFAVMTDSVFQKALSLYQERREVKVMNCKKWSFPGQEGEAYPGNKFENFSSECGETTEPAMAGNMLEEDGDLVVVGSSKSSCPETSEPMTDDGEEKSESPLSTAERVGMEGETVLGVAEEGNPLPAEEVEGSSESPTEMSKDLIRSNDSVGNFSDDFKKEKEIVDVKCDPLLLPYVSSEAFEAVMPESIEFGSVNLSRIHHSPESTH; encoded by the exons ATGCCTCAAAGTTCAAAGCAGAAATCGCACAAGCAGAGTAAACACAGTGCTAAGGAGAGTAGAGACTGTTCGGATTCTGACGAGGATATGAAGATGAAGGAGAAGAGTAGTAAGGAGGAGAGTTCAGCAACTTCCGTTGAGAAGCGTAAAGCTTCTGGTAAAGATCTTATTAGCTATGGAAATGGTGAAAGCAAAGAAATGAAGGGAGAAAGTTTGAAAATTGATGCTGAGAAGggattaaaagaaaaagaaatgaagaatCTGGCTGATTCTAAGAGTAAAAGTAGTAAAAGGCAGGAGAGtagtagagagaagaaagagGAGAATGTTGTTGCCTCATTGGTGGAGAAAGAGGACAGTAAGAGTGGAAGGGTAGCAAAGAGGAAATCTGAGAAGGATTCGGCCCGGAAAGAAGGCAAGGATTCAAGGGAAGTAAAGGAAAAGGAGGTAGGATTATcagaaaaagagaagaagagtCAAAACAGTTTGAAGAGGCAATCAGGGGATTCTGTTGATGAGAAGCAGGGCAAAAGAG agtcgtctacacaaaatgaGTTATATAATCCTGAGGTGGAGAAGGAAAGTGAGAGAAGGTCACGGAAGAGAAGAGAAGGCTCTGGTGATCGAGACAAATATGTAGATGTTTTAAACGAAAGTGATAGTAGACGGTTGTCATCCAGGTGGGACCGTAGTAAAGATGAAAGACAGAGAGATGGAAAACATAAAGATGGATATGGAGATAAGTATCAGCATGGTGGTAAAGATGACAAGGATAGGGATGCTATGTATTTAGAGGATGTGGACAAGGATAGAAAACAGCATGATGAAAAAAGTCGGGAATATAGTGATAGAGATGGTCGACATAGAGAGGGTAAGTACCAGGAGGATGGTGAAATAGATAACAGGCACATGCATGAGAAGTATCTTAATGATGGTGACAGAGATAGTAGGCGCAAGAATGATAAGCATCAAGAAGATGGTGAAAGAGAGAGGAGAGATAGGGATGACAAGTATCGTGAAGATAGCGATAAAGATGATAGGCATAGGGATGATAAGTATCGAGAAGATGGAGATAAAGATGGCTGTCACAATGAAGATATATATCATGAAGATGTTGAAAGAGATGATAGGCAGAGGAATAGCAAGTACAGAGAAGCCAGTGAAAGAGATAGTAGACGCAGGGATGACAAGCAAGCAGATGAAAATGACAAAGACAAGAGACTCAGGTATGCAAAGTACAAGGATGAACGTGCTCCAAGAGACCGTTTAGGTGACAGGTCTGGTGCTAAGCATCCGAGGGATGAGAGTTATGCTGCTGATTTGCAGCCTAGAAAGTCAAGTAAGCATGAAGGCAGCCCTGGTTATGATGATCTAACAAGGTTTAAAGATGacagaggaagaagaagaaccgGTGCTAAAGAGGACATTGGTGATTTTAGATCTCGAAGTATTAAAGAACTACGATCTGATGCAGAGAAGAGATCCATGAGCAGTGCTACAGTAGACTTGGTCACTGAGAGCGGAAGGTCTATCTCCAGGAATTCTGAAATAGAACTTGTTCCGAGCAACAACAGACGCTGGACTTCACCTAGTTCTGGGTCTCATGCTACAAGGGATTATTACAG GTTCTCAAAGCAAGATGGATCTAAGCACAAGGATTATCCTTATGAAGAAAGGGTTCGACATGGCGTCACTAGAGATTATGGTGGTTCTGCTGGAGCAGTGGAGAAAAATTCTTCTTCTCGGAAAACGGAGAAACTGATGCAAAGGGAAGACAATATTCTCGGAGAGTCTTCAGCTGAAAGGCGTTTCAAATCAGATCTTCGCAGTTCTCCTTTACAGCAGGTGGATAAATCCCCTTCATCAGCTAGCTATGATAGAAGACACTCAAGTAGATCAGAAGTATGGAGGACCCTTGAAGCTGAGGAATCAACACAGAGGAGTGGTAGCTCCAGGGATGTAAAGGAAGGCAGAGGAAGCCGTGACTTGGCTGGGAAAGCACTCGCAGGTGATGACTTGTCCTTCATAGACGGAGATAGTGTCTCTGTTTCTTCACCTTATACTAGAAGGAGTCACTTCTCTGTCAATTCAAAGTCTGTGTTGCCTGCTCCTCCCCCCTTTAGGTCAGGGGGTGACAGCCCTTTAATTTTTGGCTTTTCAGAGGATGATGGTAGAGGGAAGTCAAACAACCACCACAGAAGAATTAATGATCCTAATATTGGAAGAATGCAAGGACATGGTTGGAAGAGGGTTCCAAACTGGCCGTTGCCTGTTGCAAATGGGTTCATGCCTTTCCAACATGGTCCCCCTCCTGTTGGTTTTCATCCAATGATACCGCAGTTCCCTACACCGTCAGTATTTGGTGTGAGACCTTCAATGGACTTGAGTCACCCTGGAATTACTTACCATATACCAGATGCTGACCATTTTCCTGGCCATGTTCCACCGATGGGTTGGCGAACTCCGGTTGATGGTTCATGCGGTCCTCCAATGCATGGGTGGAATGCTAACAATGCTGTTTCTGGTGAAGAAGCTCACCTTAATGGCAGACCAGACTGGGACCAGCCTAGGACACTGTCAAATAGTGGTATGAGTTGGGAGACAAGTGATGCGTGGAAGGGGCCACTAACGGGAAGCAGTGTGGAGCTGCCATCTGGTTCACTGAAGGAGGACTATTCAGTTCAGGAAGAGGAGTCAGCTCAACCAGTTCAGAGTGAGCAAAAGCAGACTGATGCAGATGATCAAAGCAATGACATCAGTCAGTCCAGGGGTTCTCTTGGAGAGAGTACATCTGAAAATGTGAAGACTACTCCTGAAGAGCAACCAATTGAGGTGAAGCCATCGGAGAAAGATGATTCTCTTCTTTGTCATGTTTACCTCTCGAAGCTTGATATATCTGCAGAGCTTACAGAGCCTGAGTTGTTTGATCAATGCATAAGTTTAATCGATGTCGATAAGAAAATGACGTCTTATGTTGATGATTCCAGAATTTTGTTCTTGGAG GGGTATGTAGTAGCCTCCATAACGACACCAAGTAAATTTTCAAGTGGTCCACCTTTTGCTGTTATGACTGATTCTGTCTTTCAG AAAGCCCTGTCCCTTTACCAGGAGAGAAGAGAAGTTAAAGTCATGAATTGCAAGAAGTGGTCATTTCCTGGTCAGGAGGGAGAGGCTTATCCAGGAAATAAGTTCGAGAATTTCAGTTCAGAATGCGGTGAAACTACGGAGCCTGCCATGGCTGGGAACATGCTAGAAGAAGATGGTGATCTGGTGGTTGTAGGTTCTTCAAAATCAAGCTGTCCTGAGACATCAGAGCCAATGACCGATGACGGAGAGGAGAAATCTGAATCTCCTCTTTCCACAGCGGAAAGAGTTGGGATGGAAGGGGAAACAGTTCTGGGTGTAGCCGAGGAGGGAAATCCCCTGCCTGCTGAAGAGGTGGAAGGATCTTCTGAGTCTCCAACTGAAATGTCTAAAGATTTGATTAGGAGCAATGATTCCGTAGGGAATTTTTCTGATGATTTTAAGAAGGAAAAAGAGATAGTTGATGTTAAATGTGATCCTTTGCTATTGCCCTATGTGTCTTCTGAGGCGTTTGAGGCAGTGATGCCAGAGTCAATTGAGTTTGGGTCAGTAAATTTAAGTCGGATACATCATTCTCCTGAAAGTACACATTGA
- the LOC104111100 gene encoding uncharacterized protein isoform X3, producing the protein MPQSSKQKSHKQSKHSAKESRDCSDSDEDMKMKEKSSKEESSATSVEKRKASGKDLISYGNGESKEMKGESLKIDAEKGLKEKEMKNLADSKSKSSKRQESSREKKEENVVASLVEKEDSKSGRVAKRKSEKDSARKEGKDSREVKEKEVGLSEKEKKSQNSLKRQSGDSVDEKQGKRGKENAESSTQNELYNPEVEKESERRSRKRREGSGDRDKYVDVLNESDSRRLSSRWDRSKDERQRDGKHKDGYGDKYQHGGKDDKDRDAMYLEDVDKDRKQHDEKSREYSDRDGRHREGKYQEDGEIDNRHMHEKYLNDGDRDSRRKNDKHQEDGERERRDRDDKYREDSDKDDRHRDDKYREDGDKDGCHNEDIYHEDVERDDRQRNSKYREASERDSRRRDDKQADENDKDKRLRYAKYKDERAPRDRLGDRSGAKHPRDESYAADLQPRKSSKHEGSPGYDDLTRFKDDRGRRRTGAKEDIGDFRSRSIKELRSDAEKRSMSSATVDLVTESGRSISRNSEIELVPSNNRRWTSPSSGSHATRDYYRFSKQDGSKHKDYPYEERVRHGVTRDYGGSAGAVEKNSSSRKTEKLMQREDNILGESSAERRFKSDLRSSPLQQVDKSPSSASYDRRHSSRSEVWRTLEAEESTQRSGSSRDVKEGRGSRDLAGKALAEDDGRGKSNNHHRRINDPNIGRMQGHGWKRVPNWPLPVANGFMPFQHGPPPVGFHPMIPQFPTPSVFGVRPSMDLSHPGITYHIPDADHFPGHVPPMGWRTPVDGSCGPPMHGWNANNAVSGEEAHLNGRPDWDQPRTLSNSGMSWETSDAWKGPLTGSSVELPSGSLKEDYSVQEEESAQPVQSEQKQTDADDQSNDISQSRGSLGESTSENVKTTPEEQPIEVKPSEKDDSLLCHVYLSKLDISAELTEPELFDQCISLIDVDKKMTSYVDDSRILFLEGYVVASITTPSKFSSGPPFAVMTDSVFQKALSLYQERREVKVMNCKKWSFPGQEGEAYPGNKFENFSSECGETTEPAMAGNMLEEDGDLVVVGSSKSSCPETSEPMTDDGEEKSESPLSTAERVGMEGETVLGVAEEGNPLPAEEVEGSSESPTEMSKDLIRSNDSVGNFSDDFKKEKEIVDVKCDPLLLPYVSSEAFEAVMPESIEFGSVNLSRIHHSPESTH; encoded by the exons ATGCCTCAAAGTTCAAAGCAGAAATCGCACAAGCAGAGTAAACACAGTGCTAAGGAGAGTAGAGACTGTTCGGATTCTGACGAGGATATGAAGATGAAGGAGAAGAGTAGTAAGGAGGAGAGTTCAGCAACTTCCGTTGAGAAGCGTAAAGCTTCTGGTAAAGATCTTATTAGCTATGGAAATGGTGAAAGCAAAGAAATGAAGGGAGAAAGTTTGAAAATTGATGCTGAGAAGggattaaaagaaaaagaaatgaagaatCTGGCTGATTCTAAGAGTAAAAGTAGTAAAAGGCAGGAGAGtagtagagagaagaaagagGAGAATGTTGTTGCCTCATTGGTGGAGAAAGAGGACAGTAAGAGTGGAAGGGTAGCAAAGAGGAAATCTGAGAAGGATTCGGCCCGGAAAGAAGGCAAGGATTCAAGGGAAGTAAAGGAAAAGGAGGTAGGATTATcagaaaaagagaagaagagtCAAAACAGTTTGAAGAGGCAATCAGGGGATTCTGTTGATGAGAAGCAGGGCAAAAGAGGTAAAGAAAATGCTG agtcgtctacacaaaatgaGTTATATAATCCTGAGGTGGAGAAGGAAAGTGAGAGAAGGTCACGGAAGAGAAGAGAAGGCTCTGGTGATCGAGACAAATATGTAGATGTTTTAAACGAAAGTGATAGTAGACGGTTGTCATCCAGGTGGGACCGTAGTAAAGATGAAAGACAGAGAGATGGAAAACATAAAGATGGATATGGAGATAAGTATCAGCATGGTGGTAAAGATGACAAGGATAGGGATGCTATGTATTTAGAGGATGTGGACAAGGATAGAAAACAGCATGATGAAAAAAGTCGGGAATATAGTGATAGAGATGGTCGACATAGAGAGGGTAAGTACCAGGAGGATGGTGAAATAGATAACAGGCACATGCATGAGAAGTATCTTAATGATGGTGACAGAGATAGTAGGCGCAAGAATGATAAGCATCAAGAAGATGGTGAAAGAGAGAGGAGAGATAGGGATGACAAGTATCGTGAAGATAGCGATAAAGATGATAGGCATAGGGATGATAAGTATCGAGAAGATGGAGATAAAGATGGCTGTCACAATGAAGATATATATCATGAAGATGTTGAAAGAGATGATAGGCAGAGGAATAGCAAGTACAGAGAAGCCAGTGAAAGAGATAGTAGACGCAGGGATGACAAGCAAGCAGATGAAAATGACAAAGACAAGAGACTCAGGTATGCAAAGTACAAGGATGAACGTGCTCCAAGAGACCGTTTAGGTGACAGGTCTGGTGCTAAGCATCCGAGGGATGAGAGTTATGCTGCTGATTTGCAGCCTAGAAAGTCAAGTAAGCATGAAGGCAGCCCTGGTTATGATGATCTAACAAGGTTTAAAGATGacagaggaagaagaagaaccgGTGCTAAAGAGGACATTGGTGATTTTAGATCTCGAAGTATTAAAGAACTACGATCTGATGCAGAGAAGAGATCCATGAGCAGTGCTACAGTAGACTTGGTCACTGAGAGCGGAAGGTCTATCTCCAGGAATTCTGAAATAGAACTTGTTCCGAGCAACAACAGACGCTGGACTTCACCTAGTTCTGGGTCTCATGCTACAAGGGATTATTACAG GTTCTCAAAGCAAGATGGATCTAAGCACAAGGATTATCCTTATGAAGAAAGGGTTCGACATGGCGTCACTAGAGATTATGGTGGTTCTGCTGGAGCAGTGGAGAAAAATTCTTCTTCTCGGAAAACGGAGAAACTGATGCAAAGGGAAGACAATATTCTCGGAGAGTCTTCAGCTGAAAGGCGTTTCAAATCAGATCTTCGCAGTTCTCCTTTACAGCAGGTGGATAAATCCCCTTCATCAGCTAGCTATGATAGAAGACACTCAAGTAGATCAGAAGTATGGAGGACCCTTGAAGCTGAGGAATCAACACAGAGGAGTGGTAGCTCCAGGGATGTAAAGGAAGGCAGAGGAAGCCGTGACTTGGCTGGGAAAGCACTCGCAG AGGATGATGGTAGAGGGAAGTCAAACAACCACCACAGAAGAATTAATGATCCTAATATTGGAAGAATGCAAGGACATGGTTGGAAGAGGGTTCCAAACTGGCCGTTGCCTGTTGCAAATGGGTTCATGCCTTTCCAACATGGTCCCCCTCCTGTTGGTTTTCATCCAATGATACCGCAGTTCCCTACACCGTCAGTATTTGGTGTGAGACCTTCAATGGACTTGAGTCACCCTGGAATTACTTACCATATACCAGATGCTGACCATTTTCCTGGCCATGTTCCACCGATGGGTTGGCGAACTCCGGTTGATGGTTCATGCGGTCCTCCAATGCATGGGTGGAATGCTAACAATGCTGTTTCTGGTGAAGAAGCTCACCTTAATGGCAGACCAGACTGGGACCAGCCTAGGACACTGTCAAATAGTGGTATGAGTTGGGAGACAAGTGATGCGTGGAAGGGGCCACTAACGGGAAGCAGTGTGGAGCTGCCATCTGGTTCACTGAAGGAGGACTATTCAGTTCAGGAAGAGGAGTCAGCTCAACCAGTTCAGAGTGAGCAAAAGCAGACTGATGCAGATGATCAAAGCAATGACATCAGTCAGTCCAGGGGTTCTCTTGGAGAGAGTACATCTGAAAATGTGAAGACTACTCCTGAAGAGCAACCAATTGAGGTGAAGCCATCGGAGAAAGATGATTCTCTTCTTTGTCATGTTTACCTCTCGAAGCTTGATATATCTGCAGAGCTTACAGAGCCTGAGTTGTTTGATCAATGCATAAGTTTAATCGATGTCGATAAGAAAATGACGTCTTATGTTGATGATTCCAGAATTTTGTTCTTGGAG GGGTATGTAGTAGCCTCCATAACGACACCAAGTAAATTTTCAAGTGGTCCACCTTTTGCTGTTATGACTGATTCTGTCTTTCAG AAAGCCCTGTCCCTTTACCAGGAGAGAAGAGAAGTTAAAGTCATGAATTGCAAGAAGTGGTCATTTCCTGGTCAGGAGGGAGAGGCTTATCCAGGAAATAAGTTCGAGAATTTCAGTTCAGAATGCGGTGAAACTACGGAGCCTGCCATGGCTGGGAACATGCTAGAAGAAGATGGTGATCTGGTGGTTGTAGGTTCTTCAAAATCAAGCTGTCCTGAGACATCAGAGCCAATGACCGATGACGGAGAGGAGAAATCTGAATCTCCTCTTTCCACAGCGGAAAGAGTTGGGATGGAAGGGGAAACAGTTCTGGGTGTAGCCGAGGAGGGAAATCCCCTGCCTGCTGAAGAGGTGGAAGGATCTTCTGAGTCTCCAACTGAAATGTCTAAAGATTTGATTAGGAGCAATGATTCCGTAGGGAATTTTTCTGATGATTTTAAGAAGGAAAAAGAGATAGTTGATGTTAAATGTGATCCTTTGCTATTGCCCTATGTGTCTTCTGAGGCGTTTGAGGCAGTGATGCCAGAGTCAATTGAGTTTGGGTCAGTAAATTTAAGTCGGATACATCATTCTCCTGAAAGTACACATTGA
- the LOC104111100 gene encoding uncharacterized protein isoform X1: MPQSSKQKSHKQSKHSAKESRDCSDSDEDMKMKEKSSKEESSATSVEKRKASGKDLISYGNGESKEMKGESLKIDAEKGLKEKEMKNLADSKSKSSKRQESSREKKEENVVASLVEKEDSKSGRVAKRKSEKDSARKEGKDSREVKEKEVGLSEKEKKSQNSLKRQSGDSVDEKQGKRGKENAESSTQNELYNPEVEKESERRSRKRREGSGDRDKYVDVLNESDSRRLSSRWDRSKDERQRDGKHKDGYGDKYQHGGKDDKDRDAMYLEDVDKDRKQHDEKSREYSDRDGRHREGKYQEDGEIDNRHMHEKYLNDGDRDSRRKNDKHQEDGERERRDRDDKYREDSDKDDRHRDDKYREDGDKDGCHNEDIYHEDVERDDRQRNSKYREASERDSRRRDDKQADENDKDKRLRYAKYKDERAPRDRLGDRSGAKHPRDESYAADLQPRKSSKHEGSPGYDDLTRFKDDRGRRRTGAKEDIGDFRSRSIKELRSDAEKRSMSSATVDLVTESGRSISRNSEIELVPSNNRRWTSPSSGSHATRDYYRFSKQDGSKHKDYPYEERVRHGVTRDYGGSAGAVEKNSSSRKTEKLMQREDNILGESSAERRFKSDLRSSPLQQVDKSPSSASYDRRHSSRSEVWRTLEAEESTQRSGSSRDVKEGRGSRDLAGKALAGDDLSFIDGDSVSVSSPYTRRSHFSVNSKSVLPAPPPFRSGGDSPLIFGFSEDDGRGKSNNHHRRINDPNIGRMQGHGWKRVPNWPLPVANGFMPFQHGPPPVGFHPMIPQFPTPSVFGVRPSMDLSHPGITYHIPDADHFPGHVPPMGWRTPVDGSCGPPMHGWNANNAVSGEEAHLNGRPDWDQPRTLSNSGMSWETSDAWKGPLTGSSVELPSGSLKEDYSVQEEESAQPVQSEQKQTDADDQSNDISQSRGSLGESTSENVKTTPEEQPIEVKPSEKDDSLLCHVYLSKLDISAELTEPELFDQCISLIDVDKKMTSYVDDSRILFLEGYVVASITTPSKFSSGPPFAVMTDSVFQKALSLYQERREVKVMNCKKWSFPGQEGEAYPGNKFENFSSECGETTEPAMAGNMLEEDGDLVVVGSSKSSCPETSEPMTDDGEEKSESPLSTAERVGMEGETVLGVAEEGNPLPAEEVEGSSESPTEMSKDLIRSNDSVGNFSDDFKKEKEIVDVKCDPLLLPYVSSEAFEAVMPESIEFGSVNLSRIHHSPESTH, encoded by the exons ATGCCTCAAAGTTCAAAGCAGAAATCGCACAAGCAGAGTAAACACAGTGCTAAGGAGAGTAGAGACTGTTCGGATTCTGACGAGGATATGAAGATGAAGGAGAAGAGTAGTAAGGAGGAGAGTTCAGCAACTTCCGTTGAGAAGCGTAAAGCTTCTGGTAAAGATCTTATTAGCTATGGAAATGGTGAAAGCAAAGAAATGAAGGGAGAAAGTTTGAAAATTGATGCTGAGAAGggattaaaagaaaaagaaatgaagaatCTGGCTGATTCTAAGAGTAAAAGTAGTAAAAGGCAGGAGAGtagtagagagaagaaagagGAGAATGTTGTTGCCTCATTGGTGGAGAAAGAGGACAGTAAGAGTGGAAGGGTAGCAAAGAGGAAATCTGAGAAGGATTCGGCCCGGAAAGAAGGCAAGGATTCAAGGGAAGTAAAGGAAAAGGAGGTAGGATTATcagaaaaagagaagaagagtCAAAACAGTTTGAAGAGGCAATCAGGGGATTCTGTTGATGAGAAGCAGGGCAAAAGAGGTAAAGAAAATGCTG agtcgtctacacaaaatgaGTTATATAATCCTGAGGTGGAGAAGGAAAGTGAGAGAAGGTCACGGAAGAGAAGAGAAGGCTCTGGTGATCGAGACAAATATGTAGATGTTTTAAACGAAAGTGATAGTAGACGGTTGTCATCCAGGTGGGACCGTAGTAAAGATGAAAGACAGAGAGATGGAAAACATAAAGATGGATATGGAGATAAGTATCAGCATGGTGGTAAAGATGACAAGGATAGGGATGCTATGTATTTAGAGGATGTGGACAAGGATAGAAAACAGCATGATGAAAAAAGTCGGGAATATAGTGATAGAGATGGTCGACATAGAGAGGGTAAGTACCAGGAGGATGGTGAAATAGATAACAGGCACATGCATGAGAAGTATCTTAATGATGGTGACAGAGATAGTAGGCGCAAGAATGATAAGCATCAAGAAGATGGTGAAAGAGAGAGGAGAGATAGGGATGACAAGTATCGTGAAGATAGCGATAAAGATGATAGGCATAGGGATGATAAGTATCGAGAAGATGGAGATAAAGATGGCTGTCACAATGAAGATATATATCATGAAGATGTTGAAAGAGATGATAGGCAGAGGAATAGCAAGTACAGAGAAGCCAGTGAAAGAGATAGTAGACGCAGGGATGACAAGCAAGCAGATGAAAATGACAAAGACAAGAGACTCAGGTATGCAAAGTACAAGGATGAACGTGCTCCAAGAGACCGTTTAGGTGACAGGTCTGGTGCTAAGCATCCGAGGGATGAGAGTTATGCTGCTGATTTGCAGCCTAGAAAGTCAAGTAAGCATGAAGGCAGCCCTGGTTATGATGATCTAACAAGGTTTAAAGATGacagaggaagaagaagaaccgGTGCTAAAGAGGACATTGGTGATTTTAGATCTCGAAGTATTAAAGAACTACGATCTGATGCAGAGAAGAGATCCATGAGCAGTGCTACAGTAGACTTGGTCACTGAGAGCGGAAGGTCTATCTCCAGGAATTCTGAAATAGAACTTGTTCCGAGCAACAACAGACGCTGGACTTCACCTAGTTCTGGGTCTCATGCTACAAGGGATTATTACAG GTTCTCAAAGCAAGATGGATCTAAGCACAAGGATTATCCTTATGAAGAAAGGGTTCGACATGGCGTCACTAGAGATTATGGTGGTTCTGCTGGAGCAGTGGAGAAAAATTCTTCTTCTCGGAAAACGGAGAAACTGATGCAAAGGGAAGACAATATTCTCGGAGAGTCTTCAGCTGAAAGGCGTTTCAAATCAGATCTTCGCAGTTCTCCTTTACAGCAGGTGGATAAATCCCCTTCATCAGCTAGCTATGATAGAAGACACTCAAGTAGATCAGAAGTATGGAGGACCCTTGAAGCTGAGGAATCAACACAGAGGAGTGGTAGCTCCAGGGATGTAAAGGAAGGCAGAGGAAGCCGTGACTTGGCTGGGAAAGCACTCGCAGGTGATGACTTGTCCTTCATAGACGGAGATAGTGTCTCTGTTTCTTCACCTTATACTAGAAGGAGTCACTTCTCTGTCAATTCAAAGTCTGTGTTGCCTGCTCCTCCCCCCTTTAGGTCAGGGGGTGACAGCCCTTTAATTTTTGGCTTTTCAGAGGATGATGGTAGAGGGAAGTCAAACAACCACCACAGAAGAATTAATGATCCTAATATTGGAAGAATGCAAGGACATGGTTGGAAGAGGGTTCCAAACTGGCCGTTGCCTGTTGCAAATGGGTTCATGCCTTTCCAACATGGTCCCCCTCCTGTTGGTTTTCATCCAATGATACCGCAGTTCCCTACACCGTCAGTATTTGGTGTGAGACCTTCAATGGACTTGAGTCACCCTGGAATTACTTACCATATACCAGATGCTGACCATTTTCCTGGCCATGTTCCACCGATGGGTTGGCGAACTCCGGTTGATGGTTCATGCGGTCCTCCAATGCATGGGTGGAATGCTAACAATGCTGTTTCTGGTGAAGAAGCTCACCTTAATGGCAGACCAGACTGGGACCAGCCTAGGACACTGTCAAATAGTGGTATGAGTTGGGAGACAAGTGATGCGTGGAAGGGGCCACTAACGGGAAGCAGTGTGGAGCTGCCATCTGGTTCACTGAAGGAGGACTATTCAGTTCAGGAAGAGGAGTCAGCTCAACCAGTTCAGAGTGAGCAAAAGCAGACTGATGCAGATGATCAAAGCAATGACATCAGTCAGTCCAGGGGTTCTCTTGGAGAGAGTACATCTGAAAATGTGAAGACTACTCCTGAAGAGCAACCAATTGAGGTGAAGCCATCGGAGAAAGATGATTCTCTTCTTTGTCATGTTTACCTCTCGAAGCTTGATATATCTGCAGAGCTTACAGAGCCTGAGTTGTTTGATCAATGCATAAGTTTAATCGATGTCGATAAGAAAATGACGTCTTATGTTGATGATTCCAGAATTTTGTTCTTGGAG GGGTATGTAGTAGCCTCCATAACGACACCAAGTAAATTTTCAAGTGGTCCACCTTTTGCTGTTATGACTGATTCTGTCTTTCAG AAAGCCCTGTCCCTTTACCAGGAGAGAAGAGAAGTTAAAGTCATGAATTGCAAGAAGTGGTCATTTCCTGGTCAGGAGGGAGAGGCTTATCCAGGAAATAAGTTCGAGAATTTCAGTTCAGAATGCGGTGAAACTACGGAGCCTGCCATGGCTGGGAACATGCTAGAAGAAGATGGTGATCTGGTGGTTGTAGGTTCTTCAAAATCAAGCTGTCCTGAGACATCAGAGCCAATGACCGATGACGGAGAGGAGAAATCTGAATCTCCTCTTTCCACAGCGGAAAGAGTTGGGATGGAAGGGGAAACAGTTCTGGGTGTAGCCGAGGAGGGAAATCCCCTGCCTGCTGAAGAGGTGGAAGGATCTTCTGAGTCTCCAACTGAAATGTCTAAAGATTTGATTAGGAGCAATGATTCCGTAGGGAATTTTTCTGATGATTTTAAGAAGGAAAAAGAGATAGTTGATGTTAAATGTGATCCTTTGCTATTGCCCTATGTGTCTTCTGAGGCGTTTGAGGCAGTGATGCCAGAGTCAATTGAGTTTGGGTCAGTAAATTTAAGTCGGATACATCATTCTCCTGAAAGTACACATTGA